From Aliarcobacter butzleri, the proteins below share one genomic window:
- a CDS encoding LL-diaminopimelate aminotransferase, translated as MFPEIEFERMKRLPNYVFAEVNAIKMEARRAGEDVIDFSMGNPDGPAPQHITDKLIEASAKPKNHGYSASAGIFKLRLAISNWYKRKYDVDFLDPNKHVCATMGSKEGYVHLVQAIVNVGDVAVVPDPTYPIHSYAFMLNGAAVHKFELAFDDVFKVDEDLFFERLQKTLDESIPKVKFVVVNFPHNPTCATVTPEFYTKLVAMAKRERFYIISDIAYADITFDGYKTPSIFQAEGALDVAVECFTLSKSYNMAGWRVGCIVGNEKLIGALKRIKSWLDYGMFTPIQIAATVALDGPQDCVEEHIEKYRKRRDLMLETFADAGWVMNKPNASMFIWAKIPEVASHLGSMEFSKQLLTQAQVAVSPGIGFGHYGDQYVRIALIENEKRIRQAAKNIKKYLKSLEK; from the coding sequence ATGTTTCCAGAAATTGAATTTGAACGAATGAAAAGACTTCCAAACTATGTATTTGCAGAAGTAAATGCAATAAAAATGGAAGCAAGAAGAGCAGGAGAAGATGTAATTGACTTCTCTATGGGAAATCCAGATGGTCCAGCACCACAACATATAACAGATAAATTAATTGAAGCGTCAGCAAAACCAAAAAATCATGGTTATAGTGCAAGTGCTGGTATTTTTAAACTAAGACTTGCTATTTCTAATTGGTATAAAAGAAAATATGATGTTGATTTTTTAGATCCAAATAAACACGTATGTGCAACAATGGGTTCAAAAGAGGGTTATGTTCACCTAGTTCAAGCTATTGTAAATGTTGGAGATGTAGCTGTTGTTCCAGACCCAACTTATCCAATTCACTCATATGCATTTATGCTAAATGGTGCAGCTGTTCATAAGTTTGAATTAGCATTTGATGATGTATTTAAAGTTGATGAAGATTTGTTTTTTGAAAGATTACAAAAAACACTTGATGAGTCAATTCCAAAAGTAAAATTTGTGGTTGTAAATTTCCCTCATAATCCAACTTGTGCAACTGTAACACCAGAATTTTATACAAAATTAGTAGCAATGGCTAAAAGAGAAAGATTTTATATTATTTCTGATATTGCTTATGCTGATATAACTTTTGATGGATATAAAACTCCTTCAATTTTCCAAGCAGAAGGTGCTTTAGATGTTGCTGTTGAATGTTTTACTTTAAGTAAATCATACAACATGGCTGGATGGAGAGTAGGGTGTATCGTAGGAAATGAAAAACTAATTGGTGCATTAAAAAGAATCAAATCTTGGCTTGATTATGGTATGTTTACTCCTATTCAAATTGCAGCTACTGTTGCACTTGATGGACCACAAGATTGTGTTGAAGAACATATTGAAAAATATAGAAAAAGAAGAGATTTAATGCTTGAAACATTTGCAGATGCTGGTTGGGTTATGAATAAGCCAAATGCATCTATGTTTATTTGGGCAAAAATCCCTGAAGTTGCAAGTCATTTAGGAAGTATGGAATTTTCAAAACAATTATTAACTCAAGCACAAGTTGCCGTAAGTCCAGGAATTGGATTTGGACACTATGGTGACCAATATGTAAGAATTGCTTTAATTGAAAATGAAAAAAGAATTAGACAAGCTGCAAAAAATATAAAGAAATATTTAAAATCATTAGAAAAGTAA
- a CDS encoding bifunctional ADP-dependent NAD(P)H-hydrate dehydratase/NAD(P)H-hydrate epimerase produces the protein MQKIFDEVNSLDKRCYEEFFLNEDILMEHAASSMCSYIEDIFEENKSVLIICGSGNNGADGLALARLLHKKFDVNLYLLSEPKSSMAKLQYKRVKTLNIKEVDEVFEADIIVDCLFGTGLNKPLDEKYLNLIDNLNSNSSFKIACDIPSGINNLGQINSSTFQADVTITMGALKTSLFTDLAKDYVGEIIVSNLGVQREIYEAQTNKFLLDENDIKLPTRNKKDSNKGSFGHLNVILGSKKGAGIIASNAAFGFGAGLVSVVCDENVDLPYHIMQTQNISQNCTAIAIGMGLGKYDENKIKEILNKDVPKIIDADLFYDELIFEVLDKEVVLTPHPKEFVSLLKLSGIADISVQELQNNRFLYVEKFSKKYPKTVLLLKGANVIIAQNEKLYVNSFGSAVLSKGGSGDVLSGLIGSLLAQGYKPLDAAISASLAHTLAAKNYKKNNYSLSPQDLIEEIKNL, from the coding sequence GTGCAAAAAATATTTGATGAGGTAAATTCTTTAGATAAAAGATGTTATGAAGAGTTTTTTTTAAATGAAGATATTTTGATGGAACATGCAGCTTCTAGTATGTGCTCTTACATTGAAGATATTTTTGAAGAAAATAAAAGTGTATTGATTATTTGTGGAAGTGGAAATAATGGTGCTGATGGATTAGCTCTTGCTAGACTTTTACATAAAAAATTTGATGTAAATTTATATCTTTTAAGTGAACCAAAATCTTCTATGGCAAAACTTCAATACAAAAGAGTTAAAACTTTGAATATAAAAGAAGTAGATGAAGTTTTTGAAGCAGATATAATAGTTGATTGTCTTTTTGGAACAGGTTTAAATAAACCTTTAGATGAAAAATATTTAAATCTAATAGACAATTTAAATTCAAATTCTTCTTTTAAAATTGCTTGTGATATTCCAAGTGGAATAAATAATTTGGGGCAAATAAACAGTTCTACTTTTCAAGCAGATGTAACTATAACAATGGGTGCACTTAAAACTTCACTTTTTACAGATTTAGCAAAAGATTATGTTGGTGAAATAATTGTATCAAATCTTGGTGTTCAAAGAGAGATTTATGAAGCACAAACTAATAAGTTTTTATTAGATGAAAATGATATTAAACTTCCTACAAGAAATAAAAAAGATTCAAATAAAGGTAGTTTTGGACATTTAAATGTAATACTTGGTTCAAAAAAAGGTGCAGGAATTATAGCTTCAAATGCTGCTTTTGGATTTGGTGCTGGACTTGTAAGTGTAGTTTGTGATGAAAATGTAGATTTACCTTATCATATTATGCAAACACAAAATATTAGCCAAAATTGTACAGCTATTGCTATTGGAATGGGTTTGGGAAAATATGATGAAAATAAAATAAAAGAGATTTTAAATAAAGATGTTCCAAAAATTATAGATGCAGATCTGTTTTATGATGAACTAATATTTGAAGTATTAGATAAAGAAGTTGTTTTAACTCCTCATCCAAAAGAGTTTGTTTCTTTATTGAAACTTTCTGGAATCGCTGATATATCTGTACAAGAGTTACAAAATAATAGATTTTTATATGTAGAAAAGTTTTCAAAAAAATATCCTAAAACAGTGCTTCTTTTAAAAGGTGCAAATGTAATAATTGCCCAAAATGAAAAATTATATGTGAATAGTTTTGGAAGTGCAGTTCTAAGTAAAGGTGGAAGTGGTGATGTTTTAAGCGGTCTTATAGGGTCTCTTTTAGCTCAAGGTTACAAACCTCTTGATGCAGCAATAAGTGCAAGTTTAGCACATACTTTAGCGGCAAAAAATTATAAAAAAAACAATTACTCTCTAAGTCCACAAGATTTAATTGAAGAGATAAAAAATCTATGA
- the tsaD gene encoding tRNA (adenosine(37)-N6)-threonylcarbamoyltransferase complex transferase subunit TsaD, protein MILSIESSCDDSSIAITEIKTNKLIYHKKISQELQHSIYGGVVPELAARLHVEALPKILEECKEYFPLLKAIAVTNAPGLSVTLMEGVTMAKALSISLNLPLIAVNHLKGHIYSLFIEKQEVLPITILLVSGGHTQIIEANSLNDMKVVATTIDDSFGESFDKVSKMLGLGYPGGPVVQEYSLKGDVNRFDLPIPLSQSPKIEFSYSGLKNAVRLHIEKLENSEEGIREQDKYDICASFQKTAVDHIMQKLKKQFKQKVPKNFAIVGGASANIYLRTQIDELCKKHNMNLYLSELKYCSDNAAMIGRVAVEQYKLKDFISIEEIDIQTRIKEF, encoded by the coding sequence ATGATTTTAAGCATTGAAAGCAGTTGTGATGATAGCTCAATAGCTATTACAGAAATAAAAACAAATAAATTAATCTATCATAAAAAAATATCTCAAGAACTTCAACATAGTATTTACGGAGGAGTTGTTCCTGAGCTTGCTGCACGGCTTCATGTGGAAGCACTTCCAAAAATTCTTGAAGAGTGTAAAGAGTATTTTCCATTATTAAAAGCAATTGCTGTTACAAATGCTCCAGGACTTAGTGTAACGCTAATGGAAGGCGTAACTATGGCAAAGGCTTTAAGTATATCGTTAAATCTTCCTTTAATTGCGGTAAATCATCTAAAAGGACATATCTATTCACTTTTTATAGAAAAACAAGAAGTTTTACCTATAACAATACTATTGGTTTCTGGTGGTCATACACAAATAATAGAAGCAAATTCTTTAAATGATATGAAAGTAGTTGCGACAACAATTGATGATAGTTTTGGTGAGAGTTTTGATAAAGTATCTAAGATGCTTGGACTTGGATATCCTGGTGGTCCAGTTGTTCAAGAATACTCTTTAAAAGGTGATGTTAATAGATTTGATTTACCAATACCACTTAGTCAAAGTCCAAAAATAGAGTTTAGTTATAGTGGACTTAAAAATGCTGTTAGACTTCATATTGAAAAACTTGAAAATAGTGAAGAAGGAATTAGGGAACAAGACAAATATGATATTTGTGCAAGTTTTCAAAAAACAGCGGTTGATCATATAATGCAAAAACTAAAAAAGCAGTTTAAACAAAAAGTTCCAAAAAACTTCGCAATAGTTGGAGGAGCAAGTGCAAATATCTATTTAAGAACGCAAATAGATGAATTATGTAAAAAACATAATATGAATTTGTATCTTAGTGAACTAAAATATTGTAGTGATAATGCAGCTATGATTGGACGAGTTGCAGTTGAACAATACAAATTAAAAGATTTTATAAGTATTGAAGAGATAGATATACAAACAAGAATAAAGGAGTTTTAA
- the dxr gene encoding 1-deoxy-D-xylulose-5-phosphate reductoisomerase — MILLGSTGSIGVNTLNIARKFNLNVEVLVAGKNIKLLNEQIKEFNPKIVVVADKEDIPFVQHKNVSFGEAAILEAIENSSSKTVVNALVGFLGLRPTLKAIECGKKIALANKESLVVAGKFIDQTKLSPIDSEHFGLWYLLQNKKIDSMTITASGGSFRDYPLDKLQNVSIKEALNHPNWSMGNKITIDSATMTNKMFELIEAAWLFDTRKLDAIIETKSLIHAMINFKDGSTTAHIANASMQLPIAYAILGHCDEEILKPVNLIEVGNIEFRRIEENRYPIWQLKDEILNNLDLGVVLNAANEVAVSKFLNSKIGFLDISKITMNAINKFHNTNASSIEDIFQIDKEVRKYCES, encoded by the coding sequence TTGATACTTCTTGGAAGTACAGGCTCAATAGGAGTTAATACTTTAAATATTGCACGTAAATTTAATTTAAATGTTGAAGTTTTAGTAGCTGGAAAAAATATAAAGCTACTAAATGAACAAATAAAAGAGTTTAATCCTAAAATAGTTGTTGTTGCAGATAAAGAAGATATTCCTTTTGTTCAACACAAAAATGTATCTTTTGGAGAAGCTGCTATTTTAGAAGCTATTGAAAATAGTAGTTCTAAAACAGTTGTAAATGCTCTTGTTGGATTTTTAGGATTAAGACCTACATTAAAAGCTATTGAATGTGGTAAAAAAATAGCATTAGCAAATAAAGAATCTCTTGTAGTTGCTGGAAAGTTTATTGACCAAACAAAACTTAGTCCAATAGATAGTGAACATTTTGGACTTTGGTATTTACTTCAAAATAAGAAAATAGATTCTATGACAATAACTGCAAGCGGTGGTTCATTTAGAGATTATCCACTTGATAAACTTCAAAATGTTTCTATAAAAGAAGCATTAAATCATCCAAATTGGTCAATGGGAAATAAAATTACTATTGACAGTGCTACTATGACAAATAAAATGTTTGAACTTATAGAAGCTGCTTGGCTTTTTGATACAAGAAAACTTGATGCAATCATCGAAACAAAATCACTTATTCATGCAATGATTAACTTTAAAGATGGAAGTACAACAGCACATATTGCAAATGCTTCAATGCAACTTCCAATAGCTTATGCAATACTTGGGCATTGTGATGAAGAAATTTTAAAACCTGTAAATTTAATAGAAGTCGGAAATATTGAGTTTAGAAGAATTGAAGAAAATCGTTATCCAATTTGGCAACTTAAAGATGAAATATTAAATAATCTTGATTTGGGAGTTGTTTTAAATGCTGCAAATGAAGTTGCTGTTTCAAAATTTCTAAATTCAAAAATAGGCTTTTTAGATATTTCAAAAATTACTATGAATGCTATAAATAAATTTCATAATACAAATGCAAGTTCAATAGAAGATATTTTTCAAATAGATAAAGAAGTGAGAAAGTATTGTGAGTCTTGA
- a CDS encoding homoserine dehydrogenase yields the protein MLKVGIIGVGTVGTSVANILIDNKNIITARAGKEIVPTIGVVSNLGKKRDVSIKLTTNADEILEDDSIDIVVELMGGIDKPYEIVKKALLKGKAVVTANKALLAYHRYELQELAGDIPFEFEAAVAGGIPIINALRDGLSANHIKSIQGIMNGTCNYMLTRMINDGVNYDEILKEAQELGYAEADPTFDVGGYDAAHKLLILGSIAYGIDVKPEEILIEGIENITKADIEFAKEFEYSIKLLGIAKKVGNEIELRVHPVLIPEDKMIAKVDGVMNGISVVGDKVGETMYYGAGAGGDATASAVVANIIDIARKGKGSPMLGFEKQPGEKITLMPKENIQTKYYLRLEVADKSGTLAKVATIFGNNSISIENMMQKPLKDSKANLLLTTHTCVEKDILKAIKELENSGVVLTKPNMIRIED from the coding sequence ATGTTAAAAGTTGGAATTATTGGAGTTGGTACAGTTGGAACTAGTGTTGCAAATATTTTAATTGATAATAAAAATATTATTACTGCACGTGCTGGTAAAGAGATTGTTCCAACTATTGGAGTAGTTTCAAACTTAGGCAAAAAAAGAGATGTTAGTATAAAATTAACTACAAATGCTGATGAAATTTTAGAAGATGATTCTATTGATATAGTTGTTGAATTAATGGGTGGAATTGATAAGCCTTATGAGATAGTTAAAAAAGCTTTATTAAAAGGAAAAGCAGTGGTTACTGCAAATAAAGCTTTATTGGCATATCACAGATATGAACTTCAAGAACTTGCTGGTGATATTCCTTTTGAATTTGAAGCAGCAGTTGCAGGTGGAATACCAATCATTAACGCTTTAAGAGATGGATTAAGTGCAAATCATATTAAATCTATTCAAGGTATTATGAATGGAACTTGTAACTATATGCTTACACGAATGATAAATGATGGTGTAAATTATGATGAAATACTAAAAGAAGCACAAGAATTAGGTTATGCAGAAGCTGATCCTACTTTTGATGTTGGTGGATATGATGCTGCTCATAAACTTTTAATTTTAGGTTCAATTGCTTATGGAATAGATGTAAAACCTGAAGAAATATTAATCGAAGGAATTGAAAATATCACAAAAGCAGATATTGAATTTGCAAAAGAGTTTGAGTATTCTATAAAACTTTTAGGTATTGCAAAAAAAGTAGGAAATGAAATTGAATTAAGAGTTCATCCAGTTTTAATTCCTGAAGACAAAATGATAGCAAAAGTTGATGGTGTTATGAATGGAATCTCTGTTGTTGGAGACAAAGTTGGAGAAACTATGTATTATGGAGCAGGAGCAGGTGGTGATGCAACTGCTTCAGCTGTTGTTGCAAATATTATAGATATTGCTAGAAAAGGTAAAGGTTCTCCAATGCTAGGGTTTGAAAAACAACCAGGTGAAAAAATAACTTTAATGCCAAAAGAGAATATCCAAACAAAATATTACTTAAGGCTTGAAGTTGCAGATAAATCTGGAACTTTAGCAAAAGTTGCAACAATATTTGGAAATAATTCAATTTCTATTGAAAATATGATGCAAAAACCTTTGAAAGATTCAAAAGCAAATCTTTTACTTACAACTCATACATGTGTAGAAAAAGATATTTTAAAAGCTATTAAAGAACTTGAAAATTCTGGAGTAGTTCTAACAAAACCTAATATGATAAGAATAGAAGATTAA
- the cutA gene encoding divalent-cation tolerance protein CutA translates to MKTIIIQTTCSSEEEAQNIAKILIEEKFAACIQLSQIKSFYNWDNQFCSDKETLLNIKTRKKHFKKIKSKIKELHSYDVPEIIQFDISKSSKKYLKFIKDNTI, encoded by the coding sequence ATGAAAACTATTATTATTCAAACAACTTGCAGTTCAGAAGAAGAAGCTCAAAATATCGCAAAAATATTAATAGAAGAAAAATTTGCTGCTTGTATACAGTTAAGTCAAATAAAATCATTTTATAATTGGGATAATCAATTTTGTAGTGATAAAGAAACACTTTTAAACATAAAAACAAGAAAAAAGCACTTTAAGAAAATAAAAAGTAAAATAAAAGAATTACATAGTTATGATGTGCCTGAAATTATTCAATTTGATATTTCAAAATCAAGTAAAAAATATTTAAAATTTATAAAGGATAATACAATATGA
- a CDS encoding RBBP9/YdeN family alpha/beta hydrolase, translating into MSKRILILHGLNGSDYPHWQSQLAMDLIKENFIVSFPSFPSRDNPKLQEWKDFLKKEIKHFNPDIVVCHSLGNILWFHTCDELDIKLDKLMLVAPVRNEVLEDAKTFFPYPIAKDLKANEIIMAASTNDPYLTVEEAIRLQSKLNIGMKIMENAGHINAASGFGKLDCALDWIKREDECEINEELKEH; encoded by the coding sequence ATGAGTAAAAGAATCTTAATACTTCATGGATTAAATGGAAGTGATTATCCTCATTGGCAGTCACAACTTGCTATGGATTTGATAAAAGAGAATTTTATAGTGTCTTTTCCTAGTTTTCCTTCAAGAGATAATCCAAAACTACAAGAGTGGAAAGATTTTTTAAAAAAAGAGATAAAACACTTTAATCCTGATATTGTAGTTTGTCACTCTTTAGGAAATATTTTATGGTTTCATACTTGTGATGAACTTGATATAAAACTTGATAAATTGATGCTAGTTGCTCCCGTTAGAAATGAAGTTTTAGAAGATGCTAAAACATTTTTCCCTTATCCAATAGCAAAAGATTTAAAAGCAAATGAAATTATTATGGCAGCTTCAACAAATGACCCTTATTTAACAGTAGAAGAAGCAATAAGACTTCAATCAAAACTTAATATTGGAATGAAAATTATGGAAAATGCAGGACATATAAATGCTGCTTCTGGATTTGGAAAACTTGATTGCGCACTTGATTGGATAAAAAGAGAAGATGAGTGTGAAATAAATGAAGAGCTTAAAGAACACTAA
- a CDS encoding thiazole synthase, with protein MNDILKIGKYELNSRLIVGSGKYKDFQTTKEATLASGSELITVAIRRVNITNPNEENLLDYFKDTNVKFLPNSAGCFTAEEAITTFRLMREATGIDLIKLEVIGDAQKTLYPDVIETIKACEILKKDGFTIMAYTSDDPIIAKRLEDAGADAIMPLAAPIGSGLGIQNKYNIAFIRDAVKVPVIVDAGIGCASDASIAMELGADAVLANSAIACAQNPIQMAEAMKYAVIAGRLGYKAGRIPKKPYATASSPIDGLIQF; from the coding sequence ATGAATGATATTTTAAAAATAGGTAAATATGAATTAAATAGTAGATTAATTGTTGGAAGTGGTAAATATAAAGATTTTCAAACAACAAAAGAAGCAACACTTGCAAGTGGTAGTGAATTAATAACAGTTGCAATTAGAAGAGTAAATATTACAAATCCAAATGAAGAAAATTTACTGGATTATTTCAAAGATACAAATGTAAAATTTTTACCAAATAGTGCAGGGTGTTTTACAGCAGAAGAAGCAATTACTACTTTTAGATTGATGAGAGAAGCAACTGGAATTGATTTAATAAAATTAGAAGTTATTGGTGATGCACAAAAAACTTTATATCCTGATGTAATTGAGACAATAAAAGCTTGTGAAATTTTAAAAAAAGATGGTTTTACAATTATGGCATATACAAGTGATGATCCAATTATTGCTAAGAGATTAGAAGATGCAGGTGCTGATGCTATTATGCCATTAGCTGCTCCAATAGGAAGTGGACTTGGTATTCAAAATAAATATAATATAGCATTTATTAGAGATGCAGTAAAAGTTCCAGTTATTGTTGATGCAGGAATTGGTTGTGCAAGTGATGCTTCAATAGCTATGGAATTAGGAGCAGATGCTGTTTTAGCAAATAGTGCAATTGCTTGTGCTCAAAATCCTATACAAATGGCAGAAGCTATGAAATATGCAGTTATTGCAGGAAGACTTGGTTATAAAGCTGGAAGAATCCCTAAAAAACCGTATGCAACAGCAAGTTCACCAATTGACGGATTAATACAGTTTTAA
- a CDS encoding phosphatidate cytidylyltransferase, with protein MFEMTKDISVRVKTGVVLIIGMLILGYIDSYFLFWLVFGIMLMISVHESKELYKLNSDSIYIYTLLLWIAVYFYPMPIDLIFIVAIGYASQLAYKRTLDKKLFLPLLYPTASFIFLMTLYSEYGVKVLLWLFVIVAATDIGAYFVGRSFGKTKFCETSPNKTLEGVFGGMAFAIILGTLTSISEVGIIGAIIVSAIVSLSSVFGDLYESYLKREAGVKDSGTILPGHGGVLDRVDGYLFGAITMVVLLRVII; from the coding sequence ATGTTTGAAATGACAAAAGATATTTCTGTACGTGTTAAAACAGGTGTTGTTTTAATAATAGGTATGTTAATACTAGGATACATAGATTCTTATTTTTTATTTTGGCTAGTATTTGGAATTATGCTTATGATTTCAGTACATGAATCAAAAGAATTATATAAATTAAATAGTGATAGCATCTATATTTATACTCTATTATTGTGGATTGCAGTATATTTTTATCCAATGCCAATAGATTTGATTTTTATTGTTGCAATAGGTTACGCTTCTCAATTAGCTTATAAAAGAACTTTAGATAAAAAGTTATTTTTACCACTTTTATATCCAACAGCATCTTTTATATTTTTAATGACTTTATACAGTGAATATGGAGTAAAAGTTCTTCTATGGTTATTTGTAATTGTTGCAGCTACTGATATTGGAGCATATTTTGTAGGAAGAAGCTTTGGAAAAACAAAGTTTTGTGAAACAAGTCCAAATAAAACTTTAGAAGGTGTATTTGGAGGAATGGCATTTGCTATTATTTTAGGAACATTAACTTCTATTAGTGAAGTTGGAATAATTGGAGCTATTATAGTTTCTGCTATTGTATCTTTATCATCAGTATTTGGTGATTTATATGAAAGTTATTTAAAAAGAGAAGCAGGTGTAAAAGATAGTGGTACTATTCTTCCGGGACATGGTGGAGTTTTAGATAGAGTTGATGGTTACTTATTTGGTGCAATAACAATGGTTGTTTTATTAAGGGTTATCATTTGA
- a CDS encoding SUI1 family translation initiation factor: MASLADMLSKGLGSKLEGNNHDTIKEDKKNPKKSSSDLIPKNQHQLVFTFEKRNGKPVTLVGRFYIEENEKKEVLKLLKKKLACGGAINNEWLEIQGDFKDKIKEILTKENWKFR; this comes from the coding sequence ATGGCAAGTCTAGCAGATATGTTATCAAAAGGTTTAGGCTCAAAACTTGAAGGAAATAATCACGATACGATAAAAGAGGATAAAAAAAATCCAAAAAAATCATCTTCTGATTTAATACCTAAAAATCAACACCAATTAGTTTTTACTTTTGAAAAAAGAAATGGAAAACCTGTAACTTTAGTTGGAAGATTTTATATAGAAGAAAATGAAAAAAAAGAGGTTCTAAAACTTCTAAAGAAAAAGCTTGCTTGTGGTGGAGCAATAAATAATGAATGGTTGGAAATCCAAGGTGATTTCAAAGATAAAATAAAAGAGATATTGACAAAAGAGAACTGGAAATTTAGATAA
- a CDS encoding complement resistance protein TraT has protein sequence MHKIKTLGLSIAAATLLFTGCATTELQTNAKMTQSVFINPVKKELRTIFVSTKNTSGQRINLESSIISELMAKGYRVVDDPDMATYVLMMNVLYCDKKQENNVAGAALGAGALGAGVSAYNSHGATQPIAVGLGSALVGGLVGKALEDTIYQMQVDIVIREKAKGEVYTSSATAQGQASVKDSSKAGFMNSLGGSVNNANASGQLNSNMATGTAQSYSTNYIEHKTMLFAEATKMNLTLEEATPILERQISNQIAGLF, from the coding sequence GTGCATAAAATAAAGACTTTAGGCTTGAGTATTGCGGCTGCTACATTACTTTTTACAGGTTGTGCAACAACTGAATTACAAACAAATGCAAAAATGACACAAAGTGTATTTATTAATCCAGTAAAAAAAGAGTTAAGAACTATATTCGTTTCAACAAAAAATACAAGTGGACAAAGAATTAATCTTGAAAGCTCTATTATAAGTGAATTAATGGCTAAAGGTTATAGAGTAGTTGATGATCCAGATATGGCAACTTATGTTTTAATGATGAATGTTTTATATTGTGATAAAAAACAAGAAAATAATGTTGCTGGAGCGGCATTAGGAGCAGGAGCATTAGGAGCAGGAGTTTCAGCTTATAATAGCCATGGAGCAACACAACCAATAGCTGTTGGTTTAGGAAGTGCTTTAGTTGGTGGATTAGTAGGAAAAGCTTTAGAAGATACAATTTATCAAATGCAAGTTGATATTGTAATCAGAGAAAAAGCAAAAGGTGAAGTTTATACTTCAAGTGCAACAGCTCAAGGACAAGCATCTGTAAAAGATTCAAGTAAAGCTGGATTTATGAATAGTCTTGGAGGAAGTGTAAATAATGCAAATGCTTCTGGACAATTAAACTCTAATATGGCTACAGGAACAGCTCAAAGCTATTCAACAAACTATATAGAACATAAAACTATGTTATTTGCAGAAGCAACTAAAATGAATTTAACTTTAGAAGAAGCTACTCCAATTTTAGAAAGACAAATTTCAAACCAAATTGCAGGTTTATTCTAA